In one window of Cryptosporangium minutisporangium DNA:
- a CDS encoding alpha-ketoacid dehydrogenase subunit beta produces the protein MEKLSMAGAINRALRDAMAEDDTVVVFGEDVGPLGGVFRVTDGLSAEFGPERCFDTPLAESGIVGMAVGMAMNGFRPVVEMQFDAFAYPAFEQIVSHVAKMRNRTAGAVTLPLVIRVPYGGGIGGVEHHCDSSEAYYAHTPGLRVFTPATAADAYGLLRSAIAGSDPVVFLEPKKLYWTKEELDPSAAVPPAGQAVVRRPGTDVTLVAYGPSVPVALDAAEVAATEGRSIEVVDVRTIVPFDDAGVCASVERTGRAVVVAEAPGFASVASEIAARVSERCFPALAAPVRRVTGLDIPYPPPAYEAFHLPSVDRILDVVDDLQWEDEL, from the coding sequence ATGGAGAAGCTCTCGATGGCCGGTGCGATCAACCGGGCACTGCGGGACGCGATGGCCGAGGACGACACGGTGGTGGTGTTCGGCGAAGACGTCGGTCCACTGGGTGGCGTCTTCCGGGTCACCGACGGGCTGAGCGCGGAGTTCGGGCCGGAGCGGTGCTTCGACACCCCGCTGGCCGAGTCCGGCATCGTCGGAATGGCGGTGGGCATGGCGATGAACGGGTTCCGGCCGGTCGTCGAGATGCAGTTCGACGCGTTCGCGTACCCGGCCTTCGAGCAGATCGTCAGCCACGTGGCGAAGATGCGGAACCGGACCGCGGGGGCGGTCACGTTGCCGCTGGTCATCCGGGTCCCGTACGGCGGCGGGATCGGCGGCGTCGAACACCACTGCGACTCGTCCGAGGCCTACTACGCGCACACGCCCGGCCTGCGGGTCTTCACCCCCGCCACGGCGGCGGACGCGTACGGGCTGCTGCGATCGGCGATCGCCGGATCGGATCCGGTCGTCTTCCTCGAACCCAAGAAGCTCTACTGGACGAAGGAGGAGCTCGATCCGTCGGCCGCGGTGCCACCCGCCGGGCAGGCCGTCGTGCGGCGGCCGGGAACCGACGTCACGCTCGTCGCCTACGGGCCGTCGGTGCCGGTGGCGCTGGACGCGGCGGAGGTCGCGGCCACCGAGGGGCGGAGCATCGAGGTCGTCGACGTGCGGACGATCGTGCCGTTCGACGACGCAGGAGTGTGCGCGTCGGTCGAGCGTACCGGCCGGGCGGTGGTCGTCGCGGAGGCACCGGGGTTCGCCAGCGTCGCGTCGGAGATCGCGGCCCGGGTCTCCGAGCGGTGTTTCCCGGCGCTCGCCGCGCCGGTGCGGCGGGTGACCGGCCTGGACATCCCGTACCCGCCACCGGCGTACGAGGCGTTCCACCTGCCGAGCGTCGACCGGATCCTCGATGTCGTGGACGACCTGCAGTGGGAGGACGAGCTGTGA
- a CDS encoding Lrp/AsnC family transcriptional regulator, which translates to MATDLDDVDRRILAALTADGRLSMRTLAEHVHISRANAYARVERLRDTGVIRGFSADVDPVAVGLGTTAYVTLNLSQHEWRTLRGRLQALPGVIHIGLVGGEFDVILLVRTRDNAELRRLVLDEIQAIDGVLSTRTWLVFEELEPVPRQPRNG; encoded by the coding sequence ATGGCAACGGACCTGGACGACGTCGATCGGCGGATCCTGGCCGCCCTGACCGCGGACGGTCGCCTCTCGATGCGCACGCTCGCCGAACACGTCCACATCTCCCGGGCAAACGCCTACGCGCGGGTCGAGCGGCTCCGGGACACCGGGGTGATCCGGGGCTTCTCCGCGGACGTCGATCCGGTCGCCGTCGGGCTCGGGACCACCGCGTACGTCACCCTCAACCTGAGCCAACACGAGTGGCGGACGCTGCGCGGCCGCCTGCAGGCGCTGCCCGGCGTGATCCACATCGGTCTGGTCGGAGGGGAGTTCGACGTGATCCTGCTGGTACGGACCCGCGACAACGCCGAGCTGCGACGCCTGGTGCTGGACGAGATCCAAGCCATCGACGGCGTCCTGAGCACCCGGACCTGGCTGGTCTTCGAGGAGCTCGAGCCGGTGCCGCGCCAACCCCGGAACGGGTGA
- a CDS encoding thiamine pyrophosphate-dependent enzyme codes for MTRDPAHFLPSAEPVALIDASGIPTGSRQAELPAPADLLRAYAGLVIGRRFNEQADALARQGRLAVYPSSYGQEACQVAAAQVLAPEDWLFPTYRDAVAVIARGVDPAATLTLFRGDWHSGYDPHRHRVAPQATPLATQLTQAVGVAHAARLRGEPTVVLALCGDGATSEGDFAEALNFAAVFAAPVVFFVQNNQYAISVPLSRQSAAPSLAHKGVGFGMPSERVDGNDVAALLAVVGAAVRRARAGEGPQLIEAHTYRVQAHTNADDPGRYRSPEEEATWAARDPLTRLAAYLRGAGLLDDDAQVRFDTEAERVATALRTGSAERRTPDPTRLFASVYSVPTPQLEEQAALVLDELSREVEV; via the coding sequence ATGACACGTGATCCTGCTCACTTTCTGCCCTCGGCGGAGCCGGTCGCGCTGATCGACGCGTCCGGGATCCCGACCGGGTCGCGCCAGGCGGAGCTCCCCGCCCCGGCCGACCTCCTCCGGGCCTACGCCGGCCTCGTGATCGGCCGCCGGTTCAACGAGCAGGCGGACGCGCTGGCCCGGCAGGGCCGGCTGGCCGTCTACCCGTCCTCGTACGGACAGGAGGCCTGCCAGGTCGCGGCGGCCCAGGTCCTGGCGCCCGAGGACTGGCTGTTCCCGACCTACCGGGACGCGGTCGCGGTGATCGCGCGGGGCGTCGACCCGGCCGCGACGCTGACGCTGTTCCGGGGCGACTGGCACAGCGGTTACGACCCGCACCGGCACCGCGTCGCCCCGCAGGCCACGCCGCTCGCCACCCAGCTGACGCAGGCGGTCGGCGTCGCCCACGCGGCCCGGCTGCGCGGTGAGCCGACCGTCGTCCTCGCGCTCTGCGGCGACGGCGCCACCAGCGAGGGCGACTTCGCCGAGGCCCTGAACTTCGCCGCGGTGTTCGCCGCCCCGGTCGTGTTCTTCGTGCAGAACAACCAGTACGCGATCTCGGTGCCGCTGTCCCGGCAGTCGGCCGCCCCGTCGCTGGCCCACAAGGGCGTCGGCTTCGGCATGCCGAGCGAGCGGGTCGACGGGAACGACGTCGCGGCGCTGCTCGCGGTGGTCGGCGCGGCGGTCCGGCGGGCCCGGGCCGGCGAGGGCCCCCAGCTGATCGAGGCGCACACCTACCGGGTTCAGGCGCACACCAACGCCGACGACCCCGGCCGCTACCGATCCCCCGAGGAGGAGGCGACCTGGGCCGCGCGGGATCCGCTGACCCGGCTGGCGGCCTACCTGCGGGGGGCCGGGCTGCTCGACGACGACGCCCAGGTCCGCTTCGACACCGAGGCCGAGCGGGTCGCGACCGCGCTGCGCACCGGGTCGGCCGAGCGGCGGACACCCGACCCGACGCGTCTGTTCGCCTCGGTCTACTCGGTGCCGACCCCGCAGTTGGAGGAGCAGGCAGCGCTGGTGCTCGACGAGCTGAGCCGGGAGGTGGAGGTCTGA
- a CDS encoding class I SAM-dependent methyltransferase, translated as MSDIPPETWAVAAAYDAYVGRWSRPVAAEFLRRLALAPGLRWLDVGCGTGALTSRILALTDPAGVVGLDPSAQFLGTARRQTAGDQARFLVGDAQALPVAARSVDAVVSGLALNFVPDPRRAVAEFARVTVGGGTVAAYVWDYADRMTMIRTFWDAAVGLDPDAAPQDEARRFPLCHPEPLGALWTDAGLADVTVTPIDVPLRFVSFDDYWEPFLGGQGPAPGYVRTLSPERRRALRGMLAEQLGAGPVTLTGGAWTVRGRVG; from the coding sequence GTGAGCGACATCCCCCCGGAGACCTGGGCCGTCGCGGCGGCGTACGACGCGTACGTCGGCCGGTGGAGCCGCCCGGTCGCGGCGGAGTTCCTGCGCCGGCTCGCGCTCGCACCCGGCCTGCGCTGGCTCGACGTCGGCTGCGGCACCGGCGCGCTGACCTCCCGAATCCTCGCGCTGACCGACCCGGCAGGCGTGGTCGGTCTCGATCCCTCGGCGCAGTTCCTCGGCACGGCCCGGAGGCAAACCGCGGGCGACCAGGCCCGCTTCCTGGTCGGGGACGCACAGGCGCTCCCGGTCGCCGCGCGCTCGGTGGACGCCGTGGTCAGTGGCTTGGCGCTCAACTTCGTCCCGGACCCCAGGCGCGCGGTGGCCGAGTTCGCCCGGGTCACCGTCGGCGGCGGAACCGTGGCGGCCTACGTCTGGGACTACGCCGACCGCATGACGATGATCCGGACGTTCTGGGACGCCGCGGTGGGCCTCGATCCGGACGCCGCGCCGCAGGACGAAGCGCGACGGTTCCCGCTCTGCCACCCCGAGCCGCTCGGTGCGTTGTGGACCGATGCCGGGCTCGCGGACGTGACGGTCACCCCGATCGACGTCCCGCTGCGATTCGTCTCGTTCGACGACTACTGGGAGCCGTTCCTCGGCGGCCAGGGCCCGGCACCCGGCTACGTACGGACGCTGTCCCCGGAGCGTCGTCGGGCACTCCGGGGCATGCTGGCCGAACAGCTGGGCGCCGGTCCGGTCACGCTGACCGGCGGCGCCTGGACCGTCCGCGGCCGGGTCGGCTGA
- a CDS encoding biotin/lipoyl-containing protein — protein sequence MPDLGEGLTEAEIVRWLVAAGDHVRMDQPVVEVETAKAVVEVPTPFAGTVTAVHAAAGTVRVGEPLLSVAVGEEAVAAAPGAGSAPGAGSAAGAESRGGSGSVLVGYGTXPAPARPPAPSRGADRGACSWGTAPARRPGRGAATAPARAARPLEPPGAP from the coding sequence ATGCCCGACCTGGGCGAAGGGCTGACCGAAGCCGAGATCGTGCGCTGGCTGGTCGCCGCGGGCGATCACGTGCGGATGGACCAGCCCGTGGTGGAGGTGGAGACCGCGAAGGCCGTCGTGGAGGTCCCAACGCCGTTCGCCGGCACGGTGACCGCGGTGCACGCGGCGGCCGGCACCGTGCGGGTGGGGGAGCCGCTGCTCTCGGTCGCGGTGGGGGAGGAAGCCGTGGCCGCGGCTCCCGGCGCCGGCTCGGCTCCCGGCGCCGGCTCGGCCGCCGGCGCCGAGTCGCGGGGCGGATCGGGGAGCGTGCTCGTGGGGTACGGCACCGNCCCGGCGCCGGCCCGACCGCCGGCGCCGAGTCGCGGGGCGGATCGGGGAGCGTGCTCGTGGGGTACGGCACCGGCGCGGCGACCGGGCCGCGGCGCCGCCACCGCCCCCGCACGCGCCGCGCGCCCGCTCGAACCGCCGGGAGCGCCG
- a CDS encoding DUF418 domain-containing protein — MTAQKTPTPQTQGPVPVVSRALGPDLARGVMLLCIALANSHYFLRAPSVLGGYPQGTDGLDAAVTWFIATFVDGRAFPMFGLLFGYGVARIAARQERLGPRAVRRLLWRRSAGLVVVGFLHAVLLYVGDILAAYGVLLFFGAWLVRWPDRRLLITAGVFFALGALPGDGSLSISADPPHVTMLPPDLLTMLTARPAISAYVALLGPLGFAAPFALGLWAGRRRILEQPDRHRTLLRVTAAVGIPAAVLGAQPVALVLAGAVGVPDRPTLELLGPLHDTTGVLGGCGYAALLCLVALRLDAGPSRPLVDAIAATGQRSMTCYLAQSVVWTVAFTPFLLDLSGTLTVASTALLATTTWLATVALAETMRRTGHRGPFEVLLRRVTYRRTAPAPSEAGAPVRPGG; from the coding sequence ATGACCGCGCAGAAGACACCGACTCCGCAGACGCAGGGCCCCGTTCCGGTCGTCTCCCGGGCCCTGGGTCCGGATCTGGCCCGCGGGGTGATGCTGCTCTGCATCGCGCTGGCCAACTCGCACTACTTCCTGCGGGCCCCGTCGGTCCTCGGCGGTTACCCCCAGGGCACCGACGGCCTCGACGCGGCCGTCACCTGGTTCATCGCGACGTTCGTCGACGGACGGGCGTTTCCGATGTTCGGGCTGCTGTTCGGGTACGGGGTCGCCCGGATCGCGGCCAGGCAGGAGCGGCTCGGTCCGCGTGCCGTGCGTCGACTGCTGTGGCGGCGCAGCGCCGGGCTCGTCGTGGTCGGGTTCCTCCACGCGGTGCTGCTCTACGTCGGCGACATCCTGGCGGCCTACGGCGTCCTGCTGTTCTTCGGTGCCTGGCTGGTGCGCTGGCCGGACCGGCGGTTGCTGATCACGGCCGGGGTGTTCTTCGCCCTCGGTGCGCTACCGGGCGACGGCTCGCTGTCGATCAGCGCCGACCCGCCGCACGTCACGATGCTCCCGCCGGACCTGCTCACGATGCTCACCGCCCGGCCGGCGATCTCCGCGTACGTGGCGCTGCTGGGTCCGCTCGGCTTCGCGGCCCCGTTCGCCCTCGGCCTGTGGGCGGGACGGCGGCGCATCCTCGAGCAGCCGGACCGGCACCGGACGCTGCTCCGCGTCACGGCGGCGGTCGGGATCCCCGCCGCGGTGCTCGGGGCCCAGCCGGTCGCGTTGGTCCTCGCCGGCGCGGTCGGCGTGCCGGACCGGCCGACGCTGGAACTGCTGGGCCCGCTGCACGACACGACCGGCGTCCTGGGCGGCTGCGGCTACGCCGCGCTGCTCTGCCTGGTCGCGCTCCGGCTCGACGCCGGTCCTTCCCGGCCACTGGTGGACGCGATCGCGGCCACCGGACAGCGGTCGATGACGTGTTACCTGGCGCAGTCGGTCGTCTGGACGGTCGCGTTCACCCCGTTCCTGCTCGATCTCTCCGGCACGCTGACCGTCGCCTCGACGGCGTTGCTGGCGACGACGACCTGGCTGGCCACCGTCGCCCTCGCCGAGACGATGCGACGCACCGGACACCGTGGACCGTTCGAGGTGCTCCTCCGCCGCGTCACCTACCGGCGCACCGCGCCGGCGCCCTCCGAGGCCG